In the Ursus arctos isolate Adak ecotype North America unplaced genomic scaffold, UrsArc2.0 scaffold_5, whole genome shotgun sequence genome, one interval contains:
- the LOC113261428 gene encoding olfactory receptor 2T27-like, whose protein sequence is MERWINSTAGPDFVLLGLFLHIQAPKVLFTLIFLVFLTALGGNVMMMILIWLDSHLHTPMYFLLSQLSLMDLLYSSTFVPKIAIDFLSGRNSISYIGCGIQLFLFTTLVGAECLLLAVMAYDRYVAICHPLHYSVLMCPVVCAFMVTGTWLGALLNALIHVIYTLSLPYCASREIHHFFCEIPALLKLVCADTSLYENGLFVSGVLFLLFPISAIMASYGQILSTILRLRSNLGMRKALATCSSHMIVVSLFYGSAIIKYFLPKAYHTEEQDKVVSVFYTILTPMLSPLIYSLRNKDVAGALRKVLGR, encoded by the coding sequence ATGGAAAGATGGATCAATAGCACCGCTGGacctgactttgttcttctgggGCTGTTTCTTCACATTCAAGCCCCCAAGGTTCTCTTCACTCTCATCTTCCTGGTTTTTCTTACAGCTCTTGGTGGCAATGTTATGATGATGATTCTTATTTGGTTGGATTCTCACCTCCACACTCCTATGTATTTCCTTCTCAGTCAACTCTCCTTAATGGATCTTTTATATAGCTCTACTTTCGTTCCCAAGATAGCCATTGACTTTTTGTCTGGAAGAAACAGCATTTCATATATAGGTTGCGGAATTCAGCTTTTCCTCTTCACGACTCTTGTGGGAGCAGAGTGTCTTCTTCTGGCAGTAATGGCTTATGACCGCTATGTAGCTATATGCCATCCCCTCCATTACTCAGTCCTCATGTGTCCTGTAGTCTGTGCTTTCATGGTGACTGGCACTTGGCTGGGTGCACTTCTCAATGCTTTGATCCATGTTATCTATACTCTGAGTCTTCCTTACTGTGCCTCCAGGGAAATCCATCATTTCTTTTGTGAGATCCCAGCACTACTGAAACTTGTTTGTGCAGATACTTCTCTTTATGAAAATGGTCTTTTTGTCAGTGgtgttctgtttctcctttttccaaTATCTGCCATCATGGCCTCATATGGGCAGATCCTTTCCACTATTTTGAGATTAAGATCAAATTTGGGGATGAGAAAAGCTTTGGCAACCTGTTCTTCCCATATGATTGTTGTGTCTCTCTTCTATGGAAGTGCCATCATCAAGTATTTTCTCCCCAAAGCCTATCACACTGAGGAGCAGGACAAAGTAGTCTCTGTCTTCTACACCATTCTTACACCTATGCTCAGCCCCCTCATCTACAGTCTACGAAACAAGGACGTGGCTGGAGCTCTCAGAAAAGTGCTGGGAAGATAA